In Larimichthys crocea isolate SSNF chromosome XXII, L_crocea_2.0, whole genome shotgun sequence, the genomic stretch ACCAAAGCACTTTATCAAATTTTATTAAGCAAACAGattgtctgtgtttcaggtatGGTCAAATACGAGGTGTCAGTCCAAGGTGCTGCCAAAGCCACGTTGAAGGTCACTTTGATGGACAAAGACGGCCGCTGTGTGGCCTCCTCCGACGAGACATCTGGAGTACTTAAAGTAGCCGATGTGAATCTGTGGTGGCCGTACTTGATGCATGATAATCCAGCTTATCTTTACTCTATGGAGGTAAGGTGACTTTTTATATAAAGTCTCACATGAGCACAAGCTGGTCTGTTAAAATGATCTGTATGTCAGTAGGCATGAGCCCAACATCTTCTAACTGCACTTAAACATCCAGGTTCGCTTAATGGCAGCCGATGCGAGAGCAACATATGAGGATGTGTATACTCTACCAGTTGGTATCCGCACAGTCAAAGTTACCAACACTCAGTTCCTCATCAACAACAAGCCTTTCTATTTCCATGGAGTCAATAAACATGAGGACTCTGATGTGAGTACCAGGGAAGAAAATCTTTATCATTTAGCTTTGAAGCAACATGAAACTTGGTTAAAAGCTTCTTATGCTTACCTTGTGTTGTAGATTCGAGGTAAAGGCTTGGACTGGCCTCTAATCGTCAAGGACTTTAACTTAATCAAGTGGTTGGGGGCCAACTCTTTCCGCACCAGCCACTACCCCTACGCTGAGGAGATCATGCAGATGTGTGACCGCCATGGCATCGTGGTGATAGATGAGTGCCCGGGGGTGGGCATCAAAGACATGTAAGTGTCACTGCTCACTCTCTGTGACCTTTTGGGTGCGTTTGAGTGGTCAGCAGCGTAAACATCAAAGGACAGACTTGTATGTGGTGCCTACTGACTGTTAAATATGCcacaaaatactgtatgtaagaAACTTCACCTTGTTTAAGTCAAGACATTCTTTAATCTGAAAGTCTGCAAAAAAGTAGTCTCATGGAGAGTTGCAAAGCAGTCGCTCACGGCTGATTAGCTTTGATTATCAGCTCTATATGGTAGTTTCCAATAGCTGTGGGCAGTCTGTCATGCTTTAGACAGTGTGGCCGATGTATTTCTACTTCCTGCGTCATACACTACGTAGCCATGAGATTGCTAGGCCCCTAGAGTGGCTGTCCTTTGCAGTCTaatgctgcattttttaaatatggtgTCACACTTCATGGCACTTCAGATATTCAAAATGATGTtaatgcatgcaaaaaaaatgtatgtaatgttattttaatctgttagactgttttgtgttgttgtgtggtttgAGAATGGTTAACCTGAAATGAAAGGTGGTGGATCTGCTGTGATGTGTCTGCTTCTGCCTTGGCGATGTAGTCGCAGTTTTGGAAATGCCTCTCTGGCCCATCACCTGGTGGTCATGGAAGAGCTTGTACGTCGGGACAAGAACCATCCCTCTGTTGTCATGTGGTCAGTAGCCAATGAGCCGGCTGCAGAGATGCCTCCTGCAGGATACTACTTCAAGTGAGTACTGCACGTTTTGTTGAGATGTGATGTgaagatcatttattcattcacagaCTACTGATTTATCTGTCCTTGTTAAAAATTTGAGGTGTTTAAGTTCAATGTATTTAAGAGATAGACAAGAACTGAGCCACCTGAATGCCCCTGAAAGCTTTAACctgtttgtatgtgtctgtaGGAGAAATACCggtttgtttgtcatgtttgcatGAGTGGAATGCAGTAAGAGTAGTCATGAAGCTGCCCTGAACATTGACAGCTGGAGTTCAGTAATAGCCTGAGGCGTCAGGAAGACAAATGTTACATACCATATccaaacatacatatttactATAAGTCTTAGGTCTGCTTTGTCACATGAAGTTTGCAAACAGTTTCTGAAAACTTTGAAATGTAATCGCCTAAAggtgcttctctttttttcttacaggaCCTTGATAGAACACACCAAAGCTCTGGACCCGACTCGGCCCGTCACTTATATCACAGACAGTAACTATGCCAGAGACAAAGGGGTGAGTTTTTACATGACTCACCTCTGAATCAATAAGAAAAAtctgcacagcacacacatataaaatatatatatacagtatatgatttgtttttggacagctgtagctcaggaggtagagtgggtcatcaAATTAGATCCATGGACCCaccccggctcctccagtctgcaaaTCATTTCATCTCTCAAAATCTCTCATGTTTAATAACcaccactgtaaaaaaaacttcagaagAGCATGAACATGTGTGTTACGTGACTACAGCCATCCAGAAGATCCTGACACTGAATGTTCTTGTACATTAACATAACCTTTAGTGAAGCACATATAACACCTGTTGGAAAAACAAGGGAGTCAAAGTTGTGAAGATATCCTGCTGAGCTTCATAGCTTCATCTATGTAAACTCCAAAGCTCTTGTTGACCCAATGTCAAACTAAATTGTTGACATACCTCAGAACTGTTTACATTCCTGTGCTGTGAGGAATATCTGTCAGGGTGTAGTTAGTAGCTTGAAGGTACTGATTAGTTGGTGGCTGCAGGTAGTCAGTGATTGTAAAGGACTTGGTTATATTATTACATCTTTCATCTTTTGTCTCTAGGCTCCCTACGTGGATGTAATCTGTGTAAACAGTTACTTCTCCTGGTACCATGACCCAGGCCACATCGAGGTAATCCCCATCCAGCTCAACACTCAGTTTGAGAACTGGTATGGAAAGTATCAGAAACCCATCATCCAGAGCGAATACGGAGCAGACGCTGTGCCAGGGCTTCACAGCGtgagcattcacacacatacacatcacatttttagatatacatatatctgtatatattcAACACACTTATAAATACATCGATGCTGGAGCTGTCTTTTCACTCTCTAGGACCCACCCATGATGTTTACCGAGGAGTACCAGAATGTCGTCCTGGAGAGCTACCACAACGTGTTCGACCAGAAGAGAAAGCAGTATGTCATCGGTGAACTCATCTGGAACTTTGCCGACTTTATGACTGCACAAGGTACTatagctgtcaatcaaaacaacCTGCAGAGCCACAAGTGCTGTCATTTTCTATCTCAGAATAGATTGTGGTGTTTATTTCCCCCCCATGACTACAGTATGTTTAGGGTTCTGTTGGATTAAACTGACGTTCAATATGCACATTACAGTTAGAAAATACTGCTCACGCTGCAGAAAACACCTGATACTGCAAGGAGACTACAAGCAGACCCTGTGGAGGGACTTTATTGGGGCTGACTGTCATATAACCTGCATGCTGACACTCATTTCCTCATACTGCTGTGTAGGAGTCATGCAGAATATTAATTCATGCTCCACGACTCCACAGGGAGGACTGACAGTAGGTTATGTGCACAGGTATACCATCAAGTCGAGACCTGTTCTAGAGAGTAGGAAAGTAACTGGTACTGACAGCAAATATTGAAGTTTAGAGATTTGGTTCACctgcaaaatgacactgaaataGACGCAAGCCTTTCCTCTGTTGTTGCGCTCTGTGACAAGTTTCTTGTTCATCTCTTTTGTGTCTGCAGGGATCACCCGCGTGGTAGGGAACAAGAAGGGTATTTTCAGCAGACAAAGGCAGCCTAAATCTGCAGCACTCATCCTGAAGGAGAGGTACTGGAGACTGGCAAATGCAACAGGCAGACTGCCTCCTTGGGCCAAGTATCCCTGCTCACTCTGACACCAACCAGTTGGGTCACCAAGTCCAGGATGGACTCAATCCCATGTGAACATTGTGTCTCTTGGAAAATGCTGGTAAAATTCAGTCAGTTTCTTGAGGCAGTTTACTAAAGCACATATAGAATAaagctttgaaaaacaaatgtcaaacaaatgaaaccatAATTTAGCTGTGCTATTGTTGTGGTTTGCAATATGAACAATTCTGTTAATCTGCAACATTTTCAGAACATAAAAGCAACTTTTAATGCTGCTAAAATCAGCCTCGAGTGCCTGATCAATGGTGTAATTCACATTTTATGATTACCAGTGCAGCCCCTGTTCGAGGTGTGCCCATTCAAATTAATAGTTCCTAGAAATGGTGCTTGCAGCATTGTTAGGATGTTCAGAGCCAATCATGGCCAATCATAACCTGTCCAGACAGATTAACAGTATGGCTGCTTGCACTTCTCAAGACCTGCTCATCCAGTCGACTTCACACTCAACACTGCCCTACTTTAAGTCCTCAGCAATAAACCAGCCAAGTGTGAGGTCGATTGGATGAACGGTGTCgagaaaatcaaattaaacggttatatatgcatacatacagtTACATTCCTTCAAAACGGTGGATCAGGATCTAAACACAAATGGGGGGTGACATGTATGAATAGATTTGTCTGGACCCACACAAAAGCAAATGTAGACAGATGTGTATTCCCTCCTTTAAAGAATTGCAATATATTTTCCTTTCGATACACCTGAgtgagtgtttttaaatgagtgcatattcagtgttttagcAGATGGATGTAACAACTGTGTTGGAGTCATCTGTTATTTCTGTGTATTGTGCAGCCAGCGTGACTGTTGAATGTGAATCTCAATGCTGGATCTGAtcataaagtgtttttattttttatatgtgaATCCCAAGAGAGAATGGTTACTCTGAATCTGAATGAACGATATCAAGttattaaagacaaaacatgaaaacatgcacTCAATAAGCTTCTTTTCTCAAAACATTCCCAACATTTGACATAACTTTTGTTTCGAGTCACTGACTGCTTACAAAATCAGTGACTTTGCTCATAATTTCCTCACCGCTGgacaaacactgaatatttagATTCCTGTCCAACAAACAGTATCTACAGTAGCAGTATTGTTTACACAATTCTTTCACAACTGGAGATGAATGCATCAGTGAGCACAGTGTTCTTTGAACCACTTCATTAATACTGAATCTGTATATACTGACTTGATTAAATCCACATTCAATACTTTTTCTTTGTCCTGGTTAAGGTTCGCTCAGCAACTGGAGAGATACTGCATCCAGTATCGATGTCGGTTATTGAATTTGAATCCTCCCAAATTCTTAAGTCACTTATTATGTTTCACTTAGTGGTTTGTGTTTCAGGGAAGAATTAACAGCATATGTAAATGTTACAACAAGAGCACAAGTGATACTCAAAGCACTAAAACCCAACCACTGCTATCTtggttaataaaaaaacataaaatgttgaTGAGTCTTGATAGATTGAGCCTAAAGTGGACTTTAAACACTGGATGTGGTTGTTTACAAGATGGACTTCCAATCTATCCTTATAGGTTTGACACCTGTCAGTGAAACCGGATAAAAATAATCAGTAACCTGTGTCACATTTTTCTAACAAGCGTAGCTCCATCTTGTCCTAGCGTAGCATGTGACAGGACAAGATAGGCTGGGTTGGAGGTCCTACAGTCACTGACTCAATGTAAAATAGGGATAGGTCATCGGGTCGTAGGTTTCAGGTGTTCAGCTTTGTCCTTTGCCATATTTTGCCTAAAATAATGTACACCACAACTGGTCTTCCTGAGCAAACCAACCTCATCACCACCAACCATAAATCTATCATAATTTAACACGTAATCGTttcatgtttcaaaataaatttcAGAACACTTCATTCTGTACAAAGATTGACAAAATTAGACTGTTTCTACTATGGAAGTGTAATAATTCATAGCTTCAGTACCCCTTTAACAACTTGGAGTCAGACCAAACATTTAAACTGCAATTAGACCTCAACCTTAACAGCCAGGTTCATAATAATTTAAGTTCATAATTAtaagtctttttaaaaagacttaAAAGGTCCAGAGTTTAATATAACTTTGTCCCCCATGTTGAGCCACCAAATtgtacacactgctcctttaaagtTGAATCATGAACGTCATGAAcagtaaaacagttttaaacttTCTGTAATCACTCCTTCTGTGGACGGCTTGGGGGGAACAAAACATACAGTCCTCTACgcaaaaatagtttaaaaagtttatCTTAAGGGAACAAGTCTTAAAATTCCAGTGGGAATCTTGTCATGGATGGGGATGTCATGTGGATTTCGTCCTCCCTCAGTGGAAGCTCATCAGGAAGcgatgaacaaaacaaaacgccTAAATTTAGCAGTGATCCTGTTtcaacttttaaacatttaatctaataaaaataacttaaaatgaCAGTTTCAGAGGGAATGTTTTAATGGTAGATCATTTCCACATGACAATGacacaattaaaaatgttctcaTGTCAACCTTTTTCCACAGTTTTCCCTTAAAGTAAGCTGGATTTTAAaccgattattttttttgcacccTCCTACCATTCATGTAACACTTTTCCATGTAAGAAAatacagcattttaaaacatatttggcAATACAGAAGCAAACCCAGTAAGTTTTCCTCcacaaagaaatgtaataaacatttttatgctGACACATGGATTCCTAGCCCTCCAACccctcaactttttttttttttaactaaaataaCCCAGAATGTTAACAGTCTATACAGCTAAAGGGCACAATTAATGATGAAAAAGAACATTACAATCATGTAGTTTAAACAGAGTGTATTCTTCGCTAACAAACGTCCTAACTAGACAAAATAAAGGTAATAATATAGTGGAGTtcaggaaggaaaagaaaaggagtgaCCGATAGTTTGACAGGGCATTTTGTCTGGCAATTTCTGAGTGTGGATCTTTGCACCGATACACCATATCAAATCTTTGGGAATTACCAATTTATCAGATTACATCTTAAGGAAAGGCAAGCAGAAGTGCCTGTTACAGTTACCATTCTTCGTTTTACAAGGCTATTACTGTTGCTCGTCTTTGGCTCAAGGCCTAGTGATCAAACAGAAGGCACTTTTGTTGGCATTTGTGATGCAACTAACATGGCAGTTATACCTCAGGGCctaaatgaatattaatgagaaTGCAGTAATCGATCAATttgaccttttttgtttttttgttgtttttttaaatcatcacgCGACATGGTGAGCCAAAGACTTTCTGACTCAACATCCAAATTCCTTTacccatttttctttcttttaaagtaACTGCACACAGTGCTAGTGTAACAGGCTTGCATATGACTGGAATCATGAACAGAATAATGGGCTACCTACATGTGCACTTGTCAGTTCTGTAGTTGATCTACGTGGGACCCCAAAAAAACTAGCAAGTTATGCCAGACTTcactaaattaaaataacaaaatttgACCTGTCCAAGTGAATCCATAGGAGACTTGTCTTACATGTGAGTGCACAGGCATTCCCAGAAAAAGGACATGAACAGTGTTGTTGTGAAATGAATAAGAAACCTGATCTAAGCTCGACAAGGCAATACTGTATAGGGAAGATCTCGATGACTCGCTAAGAGATGCCgcaacatttaaaatcatcaaaactGCTGCACGCATGTTTACTACCAATCATGTTGAAGTAATAGAACTGCCAACCATTTTCCAAAGCAAACCGTCGTGTTTACATGAGCTTCCGTCTTTGaaatttgctttaaaaaaaaggaaacagatttTAGATTTCACAGGTTTTGGGGCGTTCTACTAAACAAAACTTTCGTAAAGCTTTTTGTGTCTCCAGATGGAGTTGTGTGAAGTGCTTCAGTTGGGGCTAAAGACTACAAAGTTCCTCTATGGCACGCTCCTCGTCTCTGCATAAGGCCAgctacattagctgctactCGCATAACAAGCCAGAATCTCAGACCGAACTGTCAGCGGTAGAGTTGCATTATGGACAATGTAGGCGCCAGAAGGTAGAGCAAATCTCTAGTTTTACTTCATGACTTTGAATAGATGTTTCAGAAGTGTAGTGCTGACTCTGTGGATTACTCTTAAGGTAGGTAACTCAAGTCTAGATTTGACAAGCAGGCTGCATCACATGATACTTGAAAGGACAAATATTGACATAGTTAACAGTGTATATTATTCTCACAGTGAAGGAAGaactattttaaaatataacacaCTTTGGTATGCTTTGGAAAATGTGTAACAGCGATGTAACACAGCCTAAATATGATAAGTAGTAAATGTTACAACATGCATGAACAAACAActtcctgaaaaacaaacaaacaaaaaaaaaaaaacataatttccgTTTTCATACATAGCCGATGACTTCATGTTACCACAGGAAGCACCTTACTGCCATCGTCACCCCacatataaaaagaaaaccaaaaaaaaaaaaaacgccatgGAGGACTGTAGTAACTGTGACGGGGGCATGGAAACTAGCAGTGATGGAAACTATTAACAAGCTGGTTTAAACACCACAGATGACTCacattattacagttattactACTACATCTTcgacagtgtgtgtgcaagatTGTCCGACGGCCAACATATGCTTAAAGCCAGGAGATAGTGTACCATGCATCTGACATTAGGATGCTTTAAAATCGGTGGGTTCTGGatggaaaaagagacaaacgGTCAGACTCAGTCGCTGATCTGAGCTGACAATACTGTGGGTTTCTGGCAAAGCCAAGCTGCGAGCAGTGGCTGCTTCACCCCCCGCCCCATGCTGTGATCTGTCTCTGTATGAACTATGTTAGATCGACCATTTAATGAGAAGCTTCAGTGTTTGCAAACCATCAGCATCCTGGATAAATCTCCCACAATCTTCCACATATGGCTTAacatactgttttgttttcttacagaATCGTACACCTTGTCCAACAAAGCGTCACATCCCTCCAAGTTTTGTTCACATCCTGCAAATGAACCGTAACTCAGCTTGGCAAGATCACTGTTACCGTTCAATTGACATCAAATTTATACAGGCTGGACAgtgaacaaaaccaaacaaacaaaacaaaaaaaaagccagatgagcaattaatgcaaatgaaaacagcaaagagaagaGATGCTTCTGTCACCGGGCCACTCTTACCCCTTGAGCAGACGATCACAGTGTAGCAGCCTTTTGCTACCTCATGAGACTCTTATTAGGGAGGGAGAAACACTTCACTGGTATCTTTAATTTACAAAACTGTGATCATAAAAATAAAGCCTTGGACCTGTGACAATAAAACAACGAGCAAAACTGGTGTTAACATGACATTTACCCCCCTGCCCATCCGCCTCCTCCACCCCACacccaaaaacattttttttaaaaagaaaaagaaagaaaggtaaTTCACCTTAACACTCCTTTAGGCACATAAGTCTTTATGGATCCCACTTGAGTGGTGGTCAGGAATGCTCTTCACAGAATaaacaaaccaagaaaaaaaaaaaaaaagtgagggtGCCTTTTTACGCAAACTTGGTCAAAAGAAGCGATAGCTCTGTTTTAAAAGACTTGTGTTGGTGGCTTTTCGGgtgaaacaataaccacttacAACAAAGAAATCCACACGACTCTGAACTGCATGCCTGACCAGGATTTTACAGGACGGAAGATGCCCCACCCCAAGCAACATCTTCAGACTTCCTCCACCTAAAAACTGTGACCTTGATCatctctcctgttttttttgtgttttttttaaaggtttttttggtgtgttttttttttgtttttttaattgttgttttctccttaAAGGTTTGTGTCAACACTAAAATCACAATCTAGCCTGGAATATTGCTCAGCAGCTATTTACAGAattgcaaaacaaacaatctgacTGATCTACACACAATATCTCACATTgtcctgtgttttattcttaGTGGtcctcttcaaaaaaaaaaaaaaaaaagtaacatacTACAAAGtgtaaacatggaaaaaaaaaaaccctatcTTGTATAAATGTTAATCATCCTGCCCGCCCGCCCTAACCGCCTTGACAAAGAACCGTACCTGCACGATGACCTAATGagtgttttctatatttttggAAACCGTTATTCGGCCCCGAACTTTTAGTGCAGATCTGCTGTGCAGTATTAGGACCTTTCTAACCATTTCAAGTAAACCCcccctctttatttttttaaaatgtcccgTTTCTCTTCCACGCTGCGATCCGTTTTTGTTCAAAAGAGAACTGTCCTCCGTCGTTCTGTATTGTGGCGTTCTGCTTCTGCTTGCTCAGGTTGAAGTGTTTCCCCCACGCGCATATAGCCAGCCCCTTCCTTTAAGTGAGTACAATGTTAAacaagtaagaaaaaaaagaaattaaaaggaaaaaaaaaaaatcatctgtcaCTTACAAATCCTTCCGTGTTTGCAACATTGAGATGTCAGGCCCAACATTTAAGTtaaatttcttcattttttttgaacacacagcagaataaacattGTTTGGAAGCAAGGTCTCCTGGTGGCAAGTCAAAAGTTCAGaggtcacatttctttttctttttttgttgttgttgttgttgttgtcgtttgtttgtttgttgtatttttcttgCCGTTTCTCGACAGCTTTAGTCCTGCTTGGCCTGAAGCTGCTGCTTCCAGGCCTCATTCAAGTAAACCAGTCGCTTGTAGTTGAGAATAAAGAGAATGAAGTTCAGCGCATATGTGGTGATGCAGATGATGCAGAAGTCCTTTAGGACAAAGTAGAGGATGTAGCCCAGGTAGAGCGAACCCACCACCGACAAGATGGATGTCGTCATGAGAATAAGGGCGGCCATTGCACTCACAGTCATTCCTACGGCGAGAAACACAAACTAAAGCTTagacagataacacacacacaagaaaccTGATGAGTCTGCCCTTTCCTCTGAGCGTTCAGCCTCAGACAGTTCTCTATTTATGTCACCAGCATCCTCGTGATGACGCTGAATAGTCATATTATTCTGTTGTCACATGAGGTGTAGTCATAGTTCTAGGTTAAGGTGAAGGtgaagcaactttttttttggtaacaaTTATTGCTAATCTACAGATGAGGATCCTATTTTGGTACCTTCATGTCATTTGGCCGGTCTTCCCTTACAATGTGATCTACACTATATTTAATACAACCCAGGATTTATCCATTATTCCAAAGAATGCTGGCTGTTTAATACATTTGCCCTGGTTTCTCTTGCCACCTAAACACTTCCTGGCCAAAACCCCTCTGGGTACATCTCCGTCATGGACACAACACTATTTTAATGTGTTCTCCACGCAACTTTAAACaccaccaggagcgtttcagaagcgttttgcccgccagactttgctaacttgctcagatttggtcatttttctggtttacgtgcttctaaatatgtaaatatttaaattaaattgtttcCATTTTGGCTGTTTTACAATCAGaggtttgcacagggtgttttattttgaaagtcgactggattctctatgccgtttctgtgtcgacagagctgagcagagacccgtttctgggacgcttctgaaccggaccacAGCGCaagtttgaaacattgactagaacagccACGACTGGCTCCGGCAGTCGTGGTGCACACATATCGTTTTCGTAACCGCTGGAATTTGGCTGTTAGCTGTTGGCAAAATTCCCAGCTAAACTCTTCCTGGTTTCTCGCACGCGTTTGGCATCAATAAAACTGCATATCTGAGAGCTGTGACGGGTGTGGGGGTGTTTGGTTTTCAAATCAGTACTGTTTAATTAGAATCATCAAACTTAATTATCTCATTAATCACATAAACAAACTGCTGGCATGCCTACGgtgcagtggtggaaagtagaTTTACTCAAATACTGTAATGTATTCATTCATCCTTCTAAGGATAGATGATACGACTATATAATACCATGACATGAGATAAATTTGTCAATAAAGATTTTATGTTTACGTCCTTGTGGGTGTATTAAACCATCATGGTTAATGTTACAAATCAATGAGCATGACTGCTTTATGGacttattgtatttttgtttctattctTGCATTAATGTGATGAAGTACTTTGATTTTCAGGTCTTTTATTTGCTGGATTATCCAAATATCTAATCTATTAACACTTTCTATCCTCTTCATAACTCTAGATTACAATAAAGGGAAAATATAATGGGACAAGCCACAACTATAGCATTAATTTCATGTGGAAACATCTGAGTCTACAGCAGTCACATGCTGTATGCTGGCATTAATCAGCTACTAAAGCCTTAGTTGTGCAGATTCTGGACTCATGCCTACTCACAAATATTGGACGGTCCAAGACTGCGAGAATAATGAAAGTTCTCAAACTGAGTAGTCTTGCCTTTAATATGGAAATCTTGAGCCGCTGTAGCAGTTTGGCGTAACTGGGCTGCTATTGTGTTAGTCAAACGAGTGGTTACTGCTGTGGCTAAAAGGACCTCTTGTTCTGTGCCAGCGCCAGGTGGCCAAGC encodes the following:
- the gusb gene encoding beta-glucuronidase, encoding MITSKSPGMLLRVLYLFAVLDAACLLDTGMLFPRESSSREVKELNGLWSFRADKSPNRNQGFERAWYKSRLVETGPVIDMPVPASYNDVTQDPTLRDFTGWVWYEREVVVPSRWITDKGTRVVLRVGSAHYNSIVWLNGVKVTEHKGGHLPFEAEIGSLIREDPTMPCRITIAVNNTLNLDTLPPGSIQYLNDPTRYPDGFFVQNYYFDFFNYAGIHRPVLLYTTPKAYVDDITVVTDFLDNTGMVKYEVSVQGAAKATLKVTLMDKDGRCVASSDETSGVLKVADVNLWWPYLMHDNPAYLYSMEVRLMAADARATYEDVYTLPVGIRTVKVTNTQFLINNKPFYFHGVNKHEDSDIRGKGLDWPLIVKDFNLIKWLGANSFRTSHYPYAEEIMQMCDRHGIVVIDECPGVGIKDIRSFGNASLAHHLVVMEELVRRDKNHPSVVMWSVANEPAAEMPPAGYYFKTLIEHTKALDPTRPVTYITDSNYARDKGAPYVDVICVNSYFSWYHDPGHIEVIPIQLNTQFENWYGKYQKPIIQSEYGADAVPGLHSDPPMMFTEEYQNVVLESYHNVFDQKRKQYVIGELIWNFADFMTAQGITRVVGNKKGIFSRQRQPKSAALILKERYWRLANATGRLPPWAKYPCSL